From Streptomyces zhihengii, the proteins below share one genomic window:
- a CDS encoding DUF4429 domain-containing protein gives MGDVLAGIQATWEFETDSVLIRFERGIRTPKLFSALRERRIPHEALAGVTLSPGKRGTVVLRAEPRPGADPLMEAAAGQLKDTSDPYRLVLPAERETLAEYYADELRAALSPDAGSSADRYLVAAPEGPLGFKAYDGKASFDGSKVAFRWFWTGASTAKWKAGDQSFALSELSGVEWRSPEILDGYLRLLRRDADPGPAQPDQDPAAVVFGLGYGPVHESLPFAAAILESVRTHAPAPALAAARASRRDPADIADRIRHLGDLHGAGLVTDEEFSVKKAELLAEL, from the coding sequence ATGGGTGACGTTCTGGCGGGAATTCAAGCCACGTGGGAGTTCGAGACCGACTCCGTGCTCATCCGCTTCGAACGGGGAATCCGCACGCCGAAGCTGTTCTCGGCCCTGCGTGAACGGCGCATCCCGCACGAGGCGTTGGCCGGGGTGACGCTCTCCCCCGGCAAGCGGGGCACGGTGGTGCTGCGTGCCGAGCCCAGACCGGGCGCCGACCCGCTGATGGAGGCGGCCGCCGGCCAGCTCAAGGACACCTCGGACCCGTACCGCCTGGTGCTCCCGGCGGAGCGCGAGACGCTCGCCGAGTACTACGCCGACGAACTGCGCGCCGCCCTCTCCCCCGACGCCGGATCCTCCGCCGACCGCTACCTGGTGGCCGCGCCCGAGGGCCCGCTCGGCTTCAAGGCGTACGACGGCAAGGCCTCGTTCGACGGTTCGAAGGTGGCGTTCCGCTGGTTCTGGACGGGGGCGTCGACCGCCAAGTGGAAGGCGGGCGACCAGAGTTTCGCGCTGTCCGAGCTGAGTGGCGTCGAATGGCGTTCGCCGGAGATCCTCGACGGCTATCTGCGGCTGCTGCGCCGGGACGCCGACCCCGGCCCCGCCCAGCCCGACCAGGACCCGGCGGCCGTCGTCTTCGGCCTCGGGTACGGGCCGGTGCACGAATCGCTGCCGTTCGCCGCCGCGATCCTGGAGTCGGTCCGCACCCATGCGCCGGCGCCCGCCCTCGCGGCGGCCCGCGCCTCCCGCCGCGACCCGGCGGACATCGCCGACCGCATACGCCACCTGGGAGACCTGCACGGGGCGGGCCTGGTCACCGACGAGGAGTTCTCCGTCAAGAAGGCGGAGCTGCTGGCCGAGCTGTGA
- a CDS encoding alpha/beta hydrolase — MTSFDSTPTPTAWRALFVLTVVLMMLATTGWTAVRHQTGPRTLLAAELTAWHKARIQGRALPSPDAGPTRLAAFFASVGTGAGARLAADYPRVVGNLDGAPVTLRYRANRKALAASWSKERDRVADPALTADGHHEAVRRMHRFRALMDEDRQILAFDPSGAGRVAEVFGDLDRAERVSVIVPGVDTNLLTFQKTNRKYTAPVGMAQSLYAAERAAAPRVPTAVIAWADYTSPVGVGVDSAIGRLAESGARRLTALTEALPGNSRVALFCHSYGSVVCGVAARGLPARVEDVAVAGSPGMRAENVAGLGTSARVWATRDGDDWIQDVPHLEVGGLGHGEDPVTPEFGARVVSAARAVGHTGYFEPGTESVHNFAAIGVGAYDGISCAAGDDSCRLGIAAA; from the coding sequence GTGACTTCCTTCGACTCCACCCCCACTCCGACCGCGTGGCGCGCCCTGTTCGTCCTCACGGTCGTGCTGATGATGCTGGCGACCACCGGGTGGACCGCCGTACGGCATCAGACCGGCCCCCGCACGCTTCTCGCCGCGGAACTGACCGCCTGGCACAAGGCCAGGATCCAGGGACGCGCGCTGCCGTCGCCGGACGCCGGGCCGACCCGGCTGGCGGCGTTCTTCGCCTCGGTCGGCACGGGGGCGGGTGCCCGGCTCGCCGCCGACTATCCGCGTGTCGTGGGGAATCTCGACGGAGCTCCGGTGACCCTGCGTTACCGGGCGAACCGGAAGGCGCTCGCCGCCTCGTGGTCCAAGGAGAGGGACCGGGTGGCCGATCCGGCGCTCACCGCCGACGGGCACCACGAGGCGGTGCGCCGGATGCACCGGTTCCGGGCGCTGATGGACGAGGACCGCCAGATCCTCGCCTTCGACCCCTCCGGCGCGGGCCGGGTGGCCGAGGTGTTCGGCGACCTCGACCGGGCCGAGCGGGTCTCCGTGATCGTGCCCGGCGTCGACACCAACCTCCTCACCTTCCAGAAGACCAACCGCAAGTACACCGCCCCCGTCGGCATGGCGCAGTCGCTGTACGCGGCCGAGCGGGCGGCGGCGCCCCGCGTCCCGACCGCCGTCATCGCCTGGGCCGACTACACCTCCCCCGTGGGCGTCGGTGTGGACTCGGCGATCGGACGGCTCGCCGAGAGCGGTGCACGCCGGCTGACCGCGCTGACCGAGGCGCTGCCGGGGAACTCCCGGGTCGCGCTCTTCTGCCACAGCTACGGCTCCGTCGTCTGCGGCGTCGCGGCCCGCGGGCTGCCCGCGCGGGTGGAGGACGTCGCCGTGGCCGGCAGCCCCGGCATGCGCGCGGAAAACGTGGCGGGGCTCGGTACCAGCGCCCGGGTGTGGGCCACCCGGGACGGCGACGACTGGATCCAGGACGTGCCGCACCTGGAGGTCGGCGGCCTCGGACACGGCGAGGACCCGGTCACCCCGGAGTTCGGCGCGCGGGTCGTCTCGGCCGCACGCGCCGTCGGCCACACCGGCTATTTCGAGCCGGGAACGGAGAGCGTGCACAACTTCGCCGCCATAGGCGTCGGGGCGTACGACGGCATCAGCTGCGCCGCCGGGGACGACTCCTGCCGCCTGGGCATCGCCGCCGCCTGA
- a CDS encoding TetR family transcriptional regulator, translating into MAVEPTGLRARKKQRTRDALVRVALELFTAQGYEETTVDEITDAVQVSQRTFFRYFASKEDVAFAVQEMVEAHYLDALRARPPGEPPLEAMRSAVFAAWDTIEEAVCEIVPLDLHMRGFRMIESTPALLAAHLRRSAEAEELLARLIAEREGLDLAADPRPRVVVAAFSGVMRVTGRLWSQGEDFSPEAIRRITEDFLDHLTPALARDWGTGTVAAGAVPHAAHTEPHLPAS; encoded by the coding sequence GTGGCGGTCGAACCGACCGGACTGCGGGCCCGCAAGAAGCAGCGCACCCGGGACGCGCTGGTGCGCGTGGCCCTCGAACTGTTCACCGCCCAGGGGTACGAGGAGACCACCGTCGACGAGATCACGGACGCCGTCCAGGTCTCGCAGCGCACCTTCTTCCGCTACTTCGCCAGCAAGGAGGACGTCGCCTTCGCCGTCCAGGAGATGGTGGAGGCCCACTATCTCGACGCGCTGCGCGCACGCCCGCCGGGCGAGCCGCCCCTGGAGGCCATGCGCAGCGCGGTCTTCGCCGCCTGGGACACGATCGAGGAGGCCGTCTGCGAGATCGTGCCCCTGGACCTCCACATGCGCGGCTTCCGGATGATCGAGTCGACCCCGGCACTGCTCGCGGCGCATCTGCGGCGCTCGGCCGAGGCGGAGGAGCTGCTGGCGCGGCTGATCGCCGAACGCGAGGGACTCGACCTGGCGGCCGACCCACGGCCGCGGGTGGTGGTCGCCGCCTTCAGCGGGGTGATGCGGGTGACCGGGCGGCTGTGGAGCCAGGGCGAGGACTTCAGCCCCGAGGCGATCCGCCGGATCACCGAGGACTTCCTCGACCACCTGACACCGGCGCTCGCCCGGGACTGGGGCACCGGCACCGTCGCGGCGGGGGCCGTCCCCCACGCAGCGCACACGGAACCTCACCTTCCCGCGTCCTAA